A window from Vulpes vulpes isolate BD-2025 chromosome 9, VulVul3, whole genome shotgun sequence encodes these proteins:
- the INKA1 gene encoding PAK4-inhibitor INKA1: MHSARLDSFLGQLRWELLCGRDTGSPPMSGPLPTPPKPGPCVPLSHRLRASDALEENSVCCVEEEEEGVVIGDKGVVLRSPREHALDWDSGFSEVSGSTWREEELPILQHPSPPAWPLHRQRLSASGIPQPSRAPAASAPPAHRPRPKSTPDACLEHWQGLEAEDWTAALLNRGRSRQPLVLGDNCFADLVHNWMELPEAAGEGDNGGGPRARARPPQFLLGLSEQLRRQLARARRAAMAGKRLSCPPRPEPELPADVSRFAALMSCRSRQPIICNDVSYL, from the exons ATGCACAGCGCTCGGCTTGACAGCTTCCTGGGCCAGCTCCGCTGGGAACTG CTGTGTGGCCGGGACACAGGCTCACCTCCCATGTCTGGGCCCCTTCCAACACCCCCCAAACCTGGCCCATGTGTTCCGCTCAGCCACCGGCTCAGGGCTTCAGATGCCTTGGAAGAGAATTCAGTCTGCTGtgtagaagaggaggaggaaggtgtaGTCATAGGAGACAAGGGTGTTGTCTTGAGGAGCCCCAGGGAGCATGCCCTGGACTGGGACTCTGGCTTCTCTGAAGTGTCAGGCAGCACATGGAGAGAGGAAGAATTGCCTATACTCCAGCACCCATCACCCCCAGCATGGCCCCTACATAGACAACGCCTCTCAGCCAGTGGCATTCCCCAGCCCAGCAGAGCCCCTGCAGCCAGTGCACCACCTGCCCACCGGCCACGTCCCAAGTCTACCCCAGATGCCTGCCTGGAGCATTGGCAGGGGCTGGAAGCTGAGGACTGGACAGCAGCCCTGCTGAACAGAGGTCGCAGTCGCCAGCCCCTGGTGCTGGGGGACAACTGCTTTGCTGACTTGGTGCACAACTGGATGGAGCTGCCAGAGGCAGCAGGTGAGGGGGACAATGGTGGTGGGCCCCGTGCCCGTGCTCGGCCCCCTCAGTTCTTGCTTGGGCTCTCTGAGCAGCTGCGGCGCCAGCTGGCCAGGGCACGCCGGGCGGCTATGGCGGGAAAGCGACTGTCGTGCCCACCTCGCCCAGAACCGGAACTGCCTGCAGATGTCTCACGCTTTGCAGCCCTCATGAGCTGCCGCAGCCGCCAACCTATCATCTGCAATGATGTCAGCTACCTCTGA
- the UBA7 gene encoding ubiquitin-like modifier-activating enzyme 7, with protein sequence MDVLETSKLVDEELYSRQLYVLDMTAMQRIREAKVLLSGLQGLGAEVAKNLVLMGVGSLTLHDPHPTCWSDLAAQFFLSEQDLETSRAEASRGLVAKLNKAVQVSVHTGDITEELLLGFQVVVLTTSKLEEQLKVGTLCHELGICFLVAETRGLVGQLFCDFGEDFTVQDPTEAEPLTAAIQHISQGSPGILTLRKETDDHYFCDGDLVTFSGIEGMVELNGCDPRPIRVQEDGTLEIGNTATFSRYLRGGAVTEVKRPKTVSHKPLAEALLQPRMVAQSPQEVHRAQCLHQAFRALHQFQHLHGRLPKPWDPVDAEMVVGLARSLEPLKGTKGEPLDEALVQTVALSSAGGLSPMAATMGAVAAQEVLKAISRKFMPLDQWLYFDALDCLPEDGEPLPKPEDCAPRGCRYDGQIAVFGAGFQEKLSWQHYLLVGAGAIGCELLKGFALVGLGAGPSGGVTVADMDHVEHSNLSRQFLFTTQDIGRLKAEVAAEATHRLNSDLQVTPLTMLLDPTTEHIFGDKFFSCVDGVAAALDSFQARKYVAARCTHYLKPLLEAGTQGTMGHASVFMPHVTEAYRAPTSTLASEEATYPVCTLRYFPSRVEHTVQWARDKFEGLFCLSAETINHRQQVLTSLEETDGPQVLTLLQEVLGILRERPQTWQDCVLWALGHWQLCFCYGIMQLLNHFPPDKVLEDGTLFWSGPKQCPRPLEFDANQDTHLLYVLAAANLYAQMHGLPGSRDQTALRGLLKLLPLPVPQHLAPNSPNDLKLAPASAEYGPEQLKKLQEVLEVWSGSPPLKPLKFEKDNDSNFHMDFVAAAASLRAQNYGILPANRSQSKRIVGKIIPAIATTTAAVAGLVGLELYKVVGRPRPLSAFRHSFLHLAENRFSRWVPFAPAIQKFHHLTWTCWDRLKVPAGQPERTLKLLLAHLQEQFGLRVKMLLHGRSLLYSAGWLPEKQAQRLALRVTELVQQVTGWIPKPGQRVLVLEISCEGEDEDTTFPPLHYEL encoded by the exons ATGGATGTCCTGGAGACCTCCAAGTTGGTGGATGAGGAGCTATATTCACGGCAGCT GTATGTACTGGACATGACGGCCATGCAGAGAATTCGGGAAGCCAAAGTCCTGCTCTCAGGcctccagggcctgggggctgagGTGGCCAAAAACTTGGTCCTGATGGGTGTGGGCAGTCTCACTCTGCATGATCCCCACCCCACCTGTTGGTCTGACCTGGCTGCCCAG TTTTTCCTCTCAGAGCAGGACTTGGAAACAAGCAGGGCTGAGGCATCTCGAGGACTTGTGGCTAAGCTCAACAAAGCTGTTCAGGTGTCAGTCCACACAGGTGACATCACGGAGGAGCTGCTGCTGGGCTTCCAg GTGGTGGTGCTAACTACCTCGAAGCTGGAGGAGCAGTTGAAGGTGGGCACTTTATGCCATGAGCTCGGAATCTGCTTCCTGGTGGCCGAGACCCGGGGCCTGGTGGG GCAGTTATTCTGTGACTTTGGTGAGGACTTCACCGTGCAAGACCCTACAGAGGCAGAACCTCTGACAGCTGCCATCCAGCATATCTCCCAG GGCTCCCCTGGAATTCTCACTCTGAGAAAAGAGACTGATGACCACTACTTCTGCGATGGGGATTTGGTGACTTTCTCGGGCATTGAGGGCATGGTTGAACTCAATGGCTGCGATCCTCGGCCTATCCGCGTGCAGG AGGATGGAACCTTGGAGATTGGGAACACGGCAACTTTCTCCCGTTACTTGCGAGGTGGGGCTGTCACTGAGGTCAAGAGACCCAAGACTGTGAGCCAT AAGCCCTTAGCTGAAGCCCTGCTCCAGCCCCGTATGGTGGCCCAGAGTCCCCAGGAAGTTCATCGTGCCCAGTGCCTCCACCAGGCGTTCCGTGCACTGCACCAGTTCCAGCACCTCCATGGCCGCCTGCCCAAGCCTTGGGATCCT GTTGatgcagagatggtggtgggccTGGCCCGGTCCCTGGAACCACTGAAGGGGACAAAAGGAGAGCCGCTGGATGAGGCTCTAGTGCAAACAGTCGCCCTGAGTAGTGCTGGTGGCTTGAGCCCCATGGCAGCCACAATGGGTGCAGTGGCTGCCCAGGAGGTGCTGAAG GCAATCTCCAGGAAGTTCATGCCCCTGGACCAGTGGCTGTACTTTGATGCCCTCGATTGCCTTCCAGAAGATGGCGAACCCCTTCCCAAACCAGAGGACTGTGCCCCG AGAGGTTGCCGCTATGATGGGCAAATTGCAGTGTTTGGGGCTGGTTTTCAGGAGAAGCTGAGCTGGCAGCACTACCTCCTG GTGGGTGCTGGTGCTATCGGCTGTGAGCTGCTCAAAGGTTTTGCCCTagtgggcctgggggctgggcccAGCGGGGGCGTGACTGTTGCCGACATGGACCACGTAGAGCACTCCAATCTCAGCCGCCAGTTCCTCTTCACAACCCAGGACATTGGT aggctgaaggcagaggtagCTGCAGAGGCCACTCACCGCCTGAACTCAGACTTGCAGGTGACCCCACTCACCATGTTGCTGGATCCCACTACAGAGCATATCTTTGGGGACAAATTCTTCTCCTGTGTGGATGGCGTGGCTGCTGCCCTGGACAGTTTCCAGGCCC GGAAGTATGTGGCTGCTCGCTGCACCCACTATCTGAAGCCACTGCTGGAAGCTGGGACACAGGGCACCATGGGCCATGCTTCAGTGTTCATGCCTCATGTGACTGAGGCCTACAGAGCCCCTACCTCGACTTTAGCTTCCGAGGAAGCTACCTACCCCGTCTGCACCCTGAGATACTTCCCCAGCAGAGTAGAACACACCGTACAG TGGGCCCGGGACAAGTTTGAGGGGCTCTTCTGTCTGTCTGCTGAGACCATCAACCACCGCCAGCA GGTGCTTACTTCTCTGGAAGAAACAGATGGGCCCCAGGTGCTGACCCTGCTGCAGGAGGTGCTGGGCATCCTGAGAGAGCGTCCACAGACCTGGCAAGACTGTGTGCTGTGGGCCCTTGGCCACTGGCAACTATGCTTCTGTTATGGCATTATGCAGCTGCTGAACCATTTCCCACCTGATAAA GTGCTAGAGGATGGAACTCTTTTCTGGTCAGGTCCCAAACAGTGTCCCCGGCCCTTGGAGTTTGATGCCAACCAA GACACACACCTCCTCTATGTGCTGGCAGCTGCTAACCTGTATGCCCAGATGCATGGGCTTCCTGGCTCACGGGACCAGACGGCACTCAGGGGACTACTGAAATTGCTGCCATTGCCTGTGCCCCAGCACTTGGCCCCCAACTCTCCTAATGACCTGAAGCTAGCTCCAGCTTCTGCTGAATATG GCCCTGAGCAATTAAAGAAATTGCAAGAAGTCCTAGAAGTCTGGAGCGGGAGCCCTCCCCTAAAGCCCCTGAAGTTTGAGAAG GACAATGATAGCAACTTCCATATGGACTTTGTGGCAGCAGCAGCAAGCCTGAGAGCTCAGAACTATGGGATCCTCCCTGCCAACCGCTCCCAG AGCAAGCGAATTGTGGGCAAGATTATTCCAGCCATTGCCACCACTACAGCAGCTGTGGCTGGCCTGGTGGGCCTAGAGCTATACAAGGTGGTGGGCAGGCCCCGGCCCCTCAGTGCTTTTCGCCACAGCTTCCTGCATCTGGCTGAAAACCGCTTCAGCCGCTGGGTACCTTTTGCCCCAGCCATCCAGAAG ttcCATCACCTGACATGGACCTGTTGGGACCGTCTGAAGGTGCCTGCTGGGCAGCCAGAGAGGACCCTGAAATTATTGCTGGCCCATCTCCAG GAACAATTTGGGCTGAGGGTGAAGATGCTGCTGCATGGGAGGTCCCTGCTCTACTCAGCAGGATGGCTGCCTGAAAAGCAGGCGCAGCGCCTAGCCCTCAG GGTGACGGAATTGGTACAGCAGGTGACAGGCTGGATACCTAAGCCAGGGCAGCGGGTACTGGTGCTGGAGATCAGCTGTGAGGGTGAGGATGAGGATACTACCTTCCCTCCCCTGCACTATGAGCTGTGA